Part of the Schaalia odontolytica genome is shown below.
GCCTTGGTGTCCACCGCATAGGTGCACGCTCCGCCGCGCACGACCCTGGAGGCCCCGGGAACGTCGACGAGGCGCGACACGAGGCCACCTCCGGTGAGAGACTCTGCCGTGGCTATCGTCCACCCTACACCCGCCAGCTTGTCGATGATCGCGGCCACTGCCACATCGTCCATTCTCACGGCGTGTCCCACGGCTCCTCCTGCGCCGCATCCTCGCTCTCCCACGACGCCAGCGCGCGCGACACGGCGGCCGACGCGACCGACGGAGAGTACCCCTTGCGTGCCAGCATCGAGGCCAGGCGCCGATAGGCGGTCTGACGGCTGACTCCTTGCAGTGAGCGTCGCCTGCGGGCAACCAGGTCGTCAGCCCGCGCTTCCTCGTCGTCGCGGTCGATCTGCGCGACGGCTCGCTCGATGACGTCGGCCCCCAATCCCTTGCGCGACAGCGTATCGCGCAGGGCTCGCCCGGAGGCGCCCGTCGCCGCGAAGCGTGACCGGACGAGAGCGTCCGCGTAGGCTTGATCATCCACGAGGCCGACGGCCTCCAGGCGCGCCACGACCTCCTCGGCGACCTCGGTGCGAAACCCCCGCCCCACCATCGCGGCAACCAGTTCGGCGCGCGAGCACGCTCGGGCGTCAAGCTTGCGAAGAGCCACCTCACGGGCTGCCTCAACGGCTTCGGTCCCGCTCAGGGCGGCGTTGCGTTCGCGGGCACGCGCCAGCCTCTCACCGGGGGAGGAACGAGGCGCGCGCTCCTCCCCCAGCTCCGGATGGTCCTCGGGATCCAGGTAGCGAACCACGGCCTAGAAGCCCGCGTCCTCGTCGGGGTCGATGGCCGAGACCTCCTGCGAGGGCGCCTCGGGTTCGGGGGCGTCCCCGATTCCCAGCGAGAGCAGGATCTTCTGCTCAATCTCGTTCGCGAGCTCGGGGTTGTCTGCCAGGAATTGACGGACATTTTCCTTACCCTGACCGAGCTGGTCGTCCCCGTAGGTGAACCACGAGCCGGACTTGCGCACGATGCCGGCCTCGACGCCCATGTCGATGATGGAGCCCTCACGTGAGATTCCCTTGCCGTAGACGATATCGAACTCGGCCTGTTTGAAGGGAGGCGCCATCTTGTTCTTGACAACCTTGGCGCGCGTGCGGTTACCGACGGGAGCTCCGGCCTCCTTCAGGGTTTCGATGCGGCGCACGTCGATACGCACCGAGGCGTAGAACTTCAGCGCCTTGCCGCCGGTGGTCGTCTCGGGGGATCCAAAGAAGACGCCGATCTTCTCGCGCAGCTGGTTGATGAAGATCGCGGTCGTTCCCGTCGCAGACAGCGCGCCCGTGATCTTACGCAGCGCCTGGCTCATGAGGCGAGCCTGGAGTCCCACGTGGGAGTCACCCATCTCCCCCTCGATCTCTGCCTTCGGGACGAGCGCGGCGACGGAGTCGATGACGATGATATCGATGCCGCCTGAGCGAATCAGCATGTCCGCGATCTCGAGGGCCTGCTCGCCGGTATCGGGCTGGGACACGAGGAGCGAGTCCGTATCGACGCCGAGTGCGCGGGCGTAGACGGGATCGAGGGCGTGCTCGGCATCAATGAACGCAGCGTTGCCGCCGGCCTTCTGGGCGCTCGCGACCGCGTGCAGGGCAACCGTCGTCTTACCGGAGGATTCGGGTCCGTAGATCTCGATGACGCGGCCGCGCGGAAGGCCACCGATTCCGAGGGCGACGTCGAGGGCGAGGGAGCCGGTAGGGATCACCTGGACGGGGGGACGGTTGTCGTCACCCAATCGCATGACAGAGCCCTTGCCGAACTGCTTATCGATCTGCGAGAGCGCCACTTCGAGCGCCTTGTTGCGATCGTTGGCGATCGTCTTTGCCGCGGGTGCTTTACGGGCTGCCATGATGTTCCTTTCGTCTTCAGGCCTCTCCGGCCTGCGGGTGTCCTGGCCCAGATGCCGCCCCTCTCCGAGGCGCCATGACGAGTATGCGACCGGCCATCGTCGTTTGCGTCCGATGCGCGCTACCCTGTGGGCAACGCGCGTGGATGCCTCGCCGCAGGACAGCTTAGATGGAACAGGTGTTCGATGCTCGCGCGACACGCCGCGCCTCGCGTCACCTCCGACGCTCGCGAGGATCGACGCGGTGGATCCAACGCGCGTCATCACGCCCCGTTTCACCGCACAGGGCCTCCCACACGGAGTCTGGATCCGCTCCTCCTGCAAGCGCCTCTCGGGCGGTCGCCCCCAGCGGGGAGAGGTAGAGGTCACTGACATAGGAGCGGCCGAGGGCCGACCCGAAGGTCGCCTCGACCGCCTCGTAGAACTCCGAATGCTTCACGCGTCAAGAGATGAGCGTGACGGGCATGATGTCATCAGGAACAGCGTCGGGAACAACCGCACCATCGATGACCGCCATGCGCTCGGACACCTCGCGCAAGACGAACCAGAGGGGAACGCGCAGGGCGGAGGTGATTGCGTCAAGGAGTTCGGAGGAGGCTTCCTTCTGCCCGCGTTCGACCTCTGAGAGGTAGCCGAGGGAGACCTGTGCCTCAGAAGAGACTTCGCGCAGGGTTCGACCCTGGCGCTGGCGGATGCCTCGCAGGACATCGCCGAGTTCGCTGCGCAGCAGCGGCCTTTCGCTCAGTGTCTTTTCCATAGTGTTACTCTAGCCGTTCTCGATCGGGGGTCGCATCGCCAGTTCGCGCATCGGACCAACGTAAGAGGCCGCAGTCTCGACGCCGAATGCGCTCATACCTCATCAACGCGCCCGCATTGGCGCCTATTCCGCCGGGACGCGATCCCACCTATGCATTGCGTCACCCAGGCTCAACTTTGGACGTGCTGACCGGCCGGGGTTCTTCCCTCGGTCTTGGTCTCCGGCTCCTCGGCCCGAGCCTCATCCCCGGCGTCGACGCTCTGCCCAGACGCGTCGCGCACGAGACGCGCCCCCTCCACGACGTAGGTGAAACCCGAGTAGAGGGTCAGCGCGAGCGCGACTCCCGCCAGGGCCTGCCCGAGGCGAATCATGACGACGACCCAGGCCTCGCTCGTGCTCGCAAGCTCCAGGAAGTGCGCCCACGGGATCAGCAGAGTGCCCAGCGCGATGATCTGCATGAAGGTCTTGAGCTTGCCCGCATTGTTCGCCGACACCACGACGCCCCTGCGTAGGAAGAACGCGCGCATCGCGGTGATTCCAAGCTCTCGACAAGCGATGAGCGCGGTCACCCACCACGGCAGATAGCCCTGGAGGCTGAGGAGGACGAATCCGCACAGCGTCAACGCCTTGTCGGCGATCGGGTCGACGATCCGACCGAAGTCGGTGATCTGACCCCACGAGCGGGCCAGCTGCCCGTCGAAGCGATCGGTGATGGCGGCCAGAGCGAAAACGACGAAGGCGAGCCACCGGGCGGTCCACGAATCCTGAAGCCCCAGGATGACGAACACGGGAACCAGAACGAGACGAGTCACGGTCAGCACGTTCGGCAGATTCACAACGGATACCTTGCTCTCTCGTTGTACACGCGACACGTTATCGGTCATGTCCGTTTCCTTTCTCCTCAGCGGCCTGTCAGCTGCCAAGCGTCCTCATCGTCGTCGGGTTCCTCATCGACCCACGTAGGTGACGAACCTCCAAAGTTATGACCAGAGTACGGGTCTAACCCGCCGGTGCGCGAATCGCCGGGCTCGGACGCGCCCGCGTCGTGACCGTGCGGCGCTTCCATCCCCTGCGCGCGGGCGGGCGCATCGACCGCTTCACCGCCGTCCGCGGCGCCCGCCGCATTCTCGGTACCCGCGCCCGGGACGGCCGGCTCGCCCGCGTCGTCGGCTTGCGCCTGCCCCGCCCCAATGCCCGCGGATTCGCCGCGCAACATCGCCAGGACCTCGGGCAGCTGCTCGGGAGCAACCAGAACCTGGCGCGCCTTGGATCCCTCCGACGGACCGACGATCTCCCGGGATTCGAGCAGGTCCATGAGTCGCCCGGCGCGAGCAAAACCGACGCGCAGCTTGCGTTGGAGCATCGAGGTTGACCCCAGCTGGGTCGACACCACGAGCTCGGCGGCCTGCAGGAGGTCTTCGAGGTCGTCGCCGATATCCTCGGCGACTTTGGCTTCCTTCTTATCGGGGACCACGTCGTCTCGGTAGTGCGCCTCCATCTGTCCCTTCACGTGGGCGACGACCTGGTGAATCTCCGACTCCGAGACCCAGGCTCCCTGCACGCGCATCGGCTTGGACGCGCCGGCCGGCAGGTAGAGGGCGTCACCCTGCCCGATGAGCTTCTCCGCTCCGGGCTGGTCGAGGATGGTGCGCGAGTCGGTCAGCGACGAGGTCGCGAAGGCGAGCCTGGAGGGAATGTTCGCCTTGATGAGGCCGGTGACCACATCGACAGAGGGACGCTGGGTGGCCAGCACCAGGTGAATGCCGGCGGCGCGCGCCAGCTGCGTGATCCGCTGGATCGATGCCTCCACGTCGCGGGGGGCGACCATCATCAGGTCGGCGAGCTCGTCAACGACCACCAGGAGGTACGGGTAGGGGTGGAGCGTGCGCTGCAAACCAGGCTTGGCCTGAACCTGTCCCGCGGCGACCGCCTTGTTGAAGTCGTCAATGTGCTTGAAGCCGTAGTCCGACAGGTCATCGTAGCGGGCGTCCATCTCCTTGACGACCCATTCAAGGGCCTCGGCGGCCTTCTTCGCATCCGTGATGATGGGTGAGATCAGGTGGGGGATGCCCTCGTAGATCGTGAGCTCCACGCGCTTGGGGTCGACGAGGATCATGCGCACCTGCTGGGGGGTCGCGCGCATCATGATCGAGGTAATCATCGAGTTGACGAAGGAGGACTTACCCGATCCCGTCTGGCCGGCGACCAGCATGTGCGGGGTCTTAGCCAGGTTGGTCACGACGTAGCCACCCTCGACATCCTTGCCCACGCCGACGACCAGCGGATGCTGGTTGCGGCGTGCGGCGGCCGAACGCAGCACGTCGCCCAGCGCAACGTTCTCGCGGTCGGCGTTGGGAATCTCGATGCCGATGGCGCTCTTGCCCGGGATTGGTGCGAGGATACGAACGTCCGCCGACGCGACCGCGTAGGCAATGTTCTTGGACAGGTTCGTGAGCTTGTCGACCTTGACGCCTGCCCCCAGGACGACCTCGTAGCGGGTGACCGTCGGGCCGCGGGAGAACCCGGTGACGCGCGCGTCGATATTGAAGTCCGCGAAAACCTGACCGAGCGCGGCCACGACCTGGTCGTTGACCGCCGAACGCGTCATGTGGGGCGGCCCGGACACCAGGAGGTCGTCGGATGGAAGCGTGTAGGAGATGGCCTCGTCGAGGTCGGGCTGGAATGCTCCCTCGGGTTCGTCGGTGATCGGAGGGGCCGCGGGTTCTTCCTCGGCCGGTGGGACGTGCGCGGGCACGCGTGCAGGCTCGCGCTCCTCGGCGGAAGCGACGGCGGGGCGCATCTGGGTGAGCATCTCCGTCGGCGCATCGGGCGAGGATGGGCGAGGCCGGGGCGTCGGGGCGTCGGCCGGCTGGGTCGTCGGAACCGCACCGGATTCGAGGAGCTGAGTCTGCGCGCCGGACTCCGTGTCGGTGGCCTTGCGGAAGGACTCGTCCCCGTCGTATTCGTCGAGGAACGTGTCGTCTCCGGCTGCCAGGTCCCTGCGCGTCTTCCGGCGCGCTTCCTTGGCTGGATCGCTCTCGCTCGCGTCGCCGTCCTTGTGATCCGCCCCGCCCAGTCGCGCCGCGAAATCGCGCAGACGAGCGGGAACGTCGGCAACGGCGGTCCGCGTGGCGAGCAGGATCGAGTACACCAGGAGCAGGATCATGAGGGCGCCGGCGCCCCACCCGGACAGCAGGAGGACGAGCGGGCGAGCAATGAACCAGCCGAGGACGCCCCCGGCCGCCTCAATGCCGGGGTCCTGCTCGAGGCCGGGGTTCCCGTGGGAGATGTGCACCAGGCCGGTCAGGGCCAGCGAGATTCCGATCCCGCCAGCAACGTGATGGGGCAGGGCCGAGCGACCGGACCGCGCCGAGACCAACTCGACGGCCAAGGCGACGAGAAGGAGCGGAACGACGACCGAGAAGATGCCGAAGAGGCCCGCCGAGGCATGATGGATGGCATCTCCGGCCTCGCCGGAGATCTGAAACCACTCTCGTAGGGCGATGACGATCGCCGCCGCTACGGCGACGAAGGCCGCCGCATCGCGCTTGACCTGAGGGTCGGTGGCCTTCCACGCCCGCTGGGCACCCAGAGCCGCCCGACCGAGGGCAGAAAAGAAGCGTGCCAGGAATCCCGGCTTCGCCCCCTGCCCCTGGGGTGCCTTGGCGGATCGGGAGGAGGCCGCTTTCGTGCGCGGACGCGCCGGGCCTTTACCGGAGGAGGAACGTGAAGACGATGATGCCATGATTGCTCCACGATATCGCCCGAGCCGCCCCCCGGCAGGAGGCGCGCCGCGTTCCCTCAGCGCAGGATATTAGTAACTACCCCGGTTTCGAGGACGTTCTCCACCTGCTCACGCGTCGGCACGGGCAGCGCTGACTCGTGGGAGATTGCCAGGGCCGCCCCGGCGTTGGCCATCAGGCATGCCGTCTCCAAGTCGTAGTCCAGGAGGAGACCAGCACACATCTCGGCAATGTGCGTGTCCCCCACGCCCGCCGTATCGGCGACGCGCGCTTCAAACGCGGGGATCGACACGACGGGGGCGTCGGCGTATTGCTGGATCTCGCTTCCTCGCGCGCCCACGCGCCGCACGGTCGCGGCGTCGGCACGCAGGTAGGAACGAATCGTCGACCCGTGGCGATAGGCGTCCAGGATCCCGGCGAGCGCCGACGCCTCCCGACTGTTCATCGTCACGACGTCTGCCCGCGGGAAGATCGTCTCCCACGCCTCGACCGGAACCTGGGCGACTGCCGGAGACACCGAGACGACAAGCCTCACGCAGGCCGGCAGGGCAGCCGCCCACTCGCTCAGTTCGGACGCCGCGTGTGCGCTGGTCATGTCGGAGGCCGCCACGTGAACGACGTCCCCCTCGCGCAGCTCAATGTGCTCGAGGGTCGCTTTCGACGGCTCGGATTCCACGCCGGCTGTGACGACCGATCGCATGGCCCCGTCTTCGTCAATGAGCTGGATGACCACGCCGATATCGCCGACCAACTCCGGGGTGAGAACGTCCACCCCGGCCTCGACCAGCTGCTGGCGGACCGCGAAGGAGTTCGGGCCCGTGCCCAGCGGCGAGGCGGCCGCCGTGGGCACGCCCATGGCGGCCGCAGCACACAGCGTCGTGAAGCCCCCACCGGGCCGTGAACTCGCCGCATCGGCGTGCACCGACCCGCCGCGCTCAGGCATGTACGCGATATGCATCGGCAACACCAGCGCAACGGAGTGCGTCGAAATAAAACGGCCCGACACGAATCTTCCTTTCTTGTCCGCGCGGCTCCGCCGGGCACCGTGTCCCTCGGCGGATCGATTCGGCTTACTGCTCGGTAACCACCGGAACGATCATAGGACGGCGACGCAGACGGCGCGCGACCCAGCGTCCGATGACGCGACGCATCGCCTGCTGCAGGACGTAGGGGTCCTGTCCGCCGGGTGCGGCGGCCTCCTTGAGCGCCTGCGTGACGTCGGGAAGGATCTCCTCGAACACGTCGTCGTCCTCAGCCATGCCGATCGCACGAATCTCCGGGCCGGCCAGGACTGTCCCCGAATCACGCTCGACGACCGCGAAGATCGAGATGAACCCCTCCGACCCCAGGGTGCGGCGCGTAGCGAGCTCGTCCTCGGAGATCTCGCCGATCGAGCGGCCATCGACGTACACGTACTCACAGGGAACAACGCCCGACACGCGCGCGACGCCGTCTTTGAGGTCGACGGTCACGCCATCCTCGGCGAGGACCACGTGCCGCGGGTCGATACCCGTCTTGACCGCCAGCTGACCGTTGCCGACCAGGTGGCGAACCTCGCCGTGGATGGGCATCACGTTCCTGGGCTGAATGATGTTGTAGCAGTAGATGAGCTCCCCCGCGCTGGCGTGACCGGACACGTGGACCTTCGCGTTCTCCTTCGAGACGACGCGTGCGCCCAGGCGGGTCAGATCGTTAATGACGCGATAGACGGAATTCTCGTTGCCCGGGATGAGAGAGGAGGCGAGAACGACCATGTCGCCCGGCTCGATGCTCACCGTGCGGTGAGATCCCACGGACATGCGCGACAGGGCGGCCATGGGTTCTCCCTGCGAACCCGTCGCCATGTACACGCGCTGCGAGCGCGGCAGGTCGCCGATGTCCTTAAGGTCCACGATAACGCCGTCGGGAATCGACAGGTAGCCCTTCTCCTCGGCGATGCGCATGTTGCGTTCCATCGAGCGACCCACGAAGGCGACGCGCCGACCGTGGTGGGCGGCCGCGTTGATGACCTGCTGGACGCGGTGGACATGCGAGGCAAACGAGGCGACAACGATCTGACCGCCCTCAGCCTCGCCAAACACCTGATCCAGAACCGGGCCAATCTCGCGCTCCGGCGTGATAAAACCGGGAACCAGGGCGTTCGTGGAGTCCACCATGAACAGGTCGACCCCCTCCTCGCCCATGCGCGCGAAGGCACGAAGATCCGTCAGGCGTCGGTCGAGGGGCAGCTGATCCATCTTGAAATCGCCCGTGATCAAGACATTGCCGGCCCGGGTGCGCACGAACACGGCGAGCGCGTCGGGGATCGAGTGCGTGACGGAGACGAACTCGAGGTCGAAGGGCCCCACATTCAAGCGGTCCCCTTCCGCGACCACGGTGAAGCCAGGGTCACTCAGGCGGTGCTCACGCAGCTTGGGGGCAACGAAGGCAAGGGTCAGGTCGGAGCCGTACAGGGGGATGTCGCCTCGCAGCTTGAGCAGGTAGGGAACGGCGCCGATATGGTCCTCGTGTCCGTGCGTCAGCACCATGCCGACGACGTCGTCCATGCGATCCTCGATCCACGAGAAATCGGGAAGGATCAGGTCAACACCCGGCTGACTCTCCTCGGGGAAGAGGACGCCGCAGTCCACGACCAGGAGCTTGCCCCGGTACTCCAGGACGTTCATGTTGCGCCCGACCTCGCCGAGGCCTCCCAGCGGGATGACTCTCAGAGCGCCCTCTTCCAGGGGCGCGGGTTCGGTGAGGTTCTCGTACAAAGACTTCATGATGCCAGTCTGCCACGTCGCGGCCTCTTTCCCATCATCGGGACTCACCGTTGACGGGTCGCCCCCCTCACACTTGGCGCATCAATGCTTCCGGCGTGGGGCCGAGGCCGGTCCGCGGCGCCACGCTCCGGGCCGAGCGGGACTCACAGGAGCCCGGTGAGACGCAGGGCGCGACGCAGGGCGGACACCTCATCGTCGCTGATGCCTACCATGGGAAGGCGGACGGTCGGGCTATCGATAACGCCCTGCAGCCAGAGCGCATACTTGGCCAGGACCGCTCCCTGTCCCCCGCCCATGATTGCGTGCACGAGGGGGCGCAGCGAGTACGAGAGCTCGCGGGCCTCCCACACCTGATCGGAGTCGAGCAGCTCGATCATCCGACGATAGTGGGCGGAAGCGACGTGGGTGACGACCGAGATGAAGCCCGAGGCTCCGCCGGTCATCCACGCAAAGTTCAGGGCATCATCGCCCGAGTAGTACTCCAGGCCCGTTCGATGCATGCGTTCCACGCCGGTCTCCACGTCGCCGGTGGCGTCCTTCACCCCGAGGATACGGGGGTGCTGGGCGAGGATGTCCAGGGTCGCGTCGGAGAAGGCGATGCCCGTCCGACCGGGAATGTCGTAGAGCATGATCGGCAGGTCGGTCGCATCGGTGACCGCCCGCACGTGAGCACGCAGCCCCTCCTGGGAGGGCCGGTTGTAGTAGGGCGAGACGACCAGGAGGCCATCCGCGCCGTGTTCCTGCGCTCCCTGAGCGATTCGAACGGCGTGCGCCGTGTCGTTCGAGCACGCGCCGCACAGGATGAACGCCCGATCTCCCACGGCCTCGCGGACCGCGTCGGTCAGGTCGTTCTTCTCGGGCTGATGAGTCGTCGGGGACTCCCCCGTCGTTCCCGACAGGAGGATCGTGTCGCATCCTTCGTCGACGAGCTTGGTTGCCAGGCGCTGAGCGGAATCCAGGTCGACGTCACCCGACTGTGTCATGGGGGTGACCATGGCGGCGGCAAGAGAACCGAAGCGGCGGGGAGGAATGTTGCTCATGTTCCCCATCTTACGCGCGGCGCGAAACCGAAGAACCGGGGCGGTCGCATGTCGAGCGTCATATGAGCGCGCCTCGCCTTCGCGGCGGGCCTTTAGTCGCGGTGCGCCCACCACATGTGCTGTGTCGTCCCCTCGCCCAGGCGACGAACCGCGCCCGAGGGGGCGAAACCCGCCGAGGTGAAGAAGCGCTGGCGCTGCTCGTCAGAGTCCCCGATCCACGCGCGCAACTGCCCGCGGGTGAGGTCGGCGATCGCCGAGAGCATGCGCGAGCCGTGTCCGCAGCGCCGGAAGTCCTCGTCCACCACCAGCTCATACACCTGCGTCGCGCCCTCTCGGTCCGTCTCGGGCTCGCAGTCGGCAGCGGCGTCGTCCGGTCCGGCCAGAGCGAAGCCGACGATCCGGGCGCCGTGGAGGGCGACGAGCGTCGTCCCTCCCGCGGGCCTGGGACGGGCCAGGGTCCGCCCCCACAGGCGGGCGAGGGACTCCTCGCTCACTCCCTGGGCGGCGAGCGTCTCCTCGCCCATCAGCGCCCGCCACGAGGCCAACTGCAGGGGCGCGATGGCGGCCTCGTCGCCCCGTTGGGCGGGCCTGACCGAGCGATCCGCGCTCGCGGGCGCGCTCACAGGTCCATCACCTGATCCAGCCCGATGGTCAGTCCCGTGCGCCCGCGCACACTTCTCACGCCCAGGAGCACGCCGGGCATGAAGGAGGAGCGATCGAAGGAATCGGTTCGGATGACGAGTTGCTCACCCTCGTTGCCCAGGAGGATCTCCTCGGAGGCGGTGAGTCCGCGCAGGCGAACGGCGTGGACGGGGATGCCGTCCACGCGGCCGCCGCGGGCGCCCAGCTCGTCGGTCTGCGTCGCGTCGGGAAGCTCGCCCAGGCCCGCCTGTCTGCGAGCCTGCGCTATACCGAGCGCCGTCGCAACCGCCGTGCCGGAGGGGGCATCCATCTTCCCGGGATGGTGCATCTCAATGACCTCGGCGGATTCGAAGTACGGGGCCGCGAGCGCGGCAAACTTCATGGCCAGGACGGCGCCCATCGCAAAGTTGGGTGCAATCAGGACGGCGCGCCCCGCCTCGCGGGCGTGATCGCGAACGCGCGCGTAGGATTCCGGCGTCCACCCGGTCGTACCGACGACCACGTCCGCGCCGGCATCGATGAGGGCGTGCACGTTGGCTTCGGTCACGGTGGGGACGGAGAAGTCGACGGCGACGTGGGCGCCGTTGACACTGTCGGCGTTGATCTCATCGCCCGCGTCCAGCTGGGCCACGACCTCCATGTCGGGGGTGTTGCCCACCGCGTCGACGACGCTTGATCCCATGCGGCCCTTTGCCCCGGTCACTGCCACGCGTATCATTGTTCTCCTTGCGCTCGTTGATTGGTTGGTGTCAGGGTATGCGTGCCCGCGCCTCGTTCGCCTCCGACACCGCGCGGCGAGGGGCTTTTGCTGTTGTTCCCTACGTCTCGGGGAGCACCAGCGCTCGGCAGTCCATCGTCGACGCCAGGGAGGCGGCGAGTTCGCGCACGCCAGCGGCGTCGACCGCGTCGAACTCGGACAACGACTCGTCGATGGTTCGGTAGCGCCCAATGATCTCCGAGCGCCCCAGGCGCATCATGCGAGACCAGTTGTCTTCGAGGCCGAGGACGACTCCGCCGCGAACCTGGCCGCGCACGCGCGTCATTTCTTCGTCGGTGGGTCCGTCGCTGGCGAGGTCGTGCAGCTGGGCGCGCATGATGGTCTCGACCTCGGCCACGTTGTCGGGGCTGCATCCCGCGTACATGCCGAAGGTTCCCGTGTCGGAATAGCCCACGTCGAAGGCGTAGGTGGTGTAGGCCAGGCCCCGCTTCTCCCTCACCTCCTGGAAGAGGCGCGAGGACATGGACCCGCCCAGGATCGACAGGAGGACACTCATCGTCGGTCCCTGGGGGTCCGTGGCGGGTAGCCCCTCGCAGCCGATGATGACGTGGGCCTGCGTCACGTCGCGTCGGCGGGTGATGTCTCGGTCGTGCTCGGCGGGGGCACTTCGCTGCGTCGATCGGCGAGGCCGAGGGGAGGCCACGGCGCGCTCGTCCCATGGTGAGGCGTCGAGAGCGGCCTGCACGCGCTCGCACACGTGGTCGTGATCAACGTTGCCTGCGGCCGCCACGATTAGGGAGGCGGGCCCATAGTGCGCCTGGTAGTGGTCCCACACGTCGTCGCGCGTCACCGCGGAGATGGCCCGCGCGGTTCCTCCCACGGGGCGACCGATGGGGCGGTCGCCGTGAACGGCCAGCTGGAAGGCATCGTGAACGGTCTCGGTGGGCGAGTCCTCCCCCATTGCTAGCTCGTCGAGGATCACGCCGCGTTCCGTCGCGAAGTCTGCTTCGTCGAGGCGCGAGTCGCTCACCATGTCGGCGAGCGTCTCGATGGCCATGTCCAGGTCGGCGTCGCGCACGCGCGCCCAATAGGCGGTGTGTTCTCGGGCGGTCTCCGCGTTGGACTCCCCGCCCACCGAGTCAAAGGCAA
Proteins encoded:
- a CDS encoding helix-turn-helix domain-containing protein — encoded protein: MEKTLSERPLLRSELGDVLRGIRQRQGRTLREVSSEAQVSLGYLSEVERGQKEASSELLDAITSALRVPLWFVLREVSERMAVIDGAVVPDAVPDDIMPVTLIS
- a CDS encoding DNA translocase FtsK, which codes for MASSSSRSSSGKGPARPRTKAASSRSAKAPQGQGAKPGFLARFFSALGRAALGAQRAWKATDPQVKRDAAAFVAVAAAIVIALREWFQISGEAGDAIHHASAGLFGIFSVVVPLLLVALAVELVSARSGRSALPHHVAGGIGISLALTGLVHISHGNPGLEQDPGIEAAGGVLGWFIARPLVLLLSGWGAGALMILLLVYSILLATRTAVADVPARLRDFAARLGGADHKDGDASESDPAKEARRKTRRDLAAGDDTFLDEYDGDESFRKATDTESGAQTQLLESGAVPTTQPADAPTPRPRPSSPDAPTEMLTQMRPAVASAEEREPARVPAHVPPAEEEPAAPPITDEPEGAFQPDLDEAISYTLPSDDLLVSGPPHMTRSAVNDQVVAALGQVFADFNIDARVTGFSRGPTVTRYEVVLGAGVKVDKLTNLSKNIAYAVASADVRILAPIPGKSAIGIEIPNADRENVALGDVLRSAAARRNQHPLVVGVGKDVEGGYVVTNLAKTPHMLVAGQTGSGKSSFVNSMITSIMMRATPQQVRMILVDPKRVELTIYEGIPHLISPIITDAKKAAEALEWVVKEMDARYDDLSDYGFKHIDDFNKAVAAGQVQAKPGLQRTLHPYPYLLVVVDELADLMMVAPRDVEASIQRITQLARAAGIHLVLATQRPSVDVVTGLIKANIPSRLAFATSSLTDSRTILDQPGAEKLIGQGDALYLPAGASKPMRVQGAWVSESEIHQVVAHVKGQMEAHYRDDVVPDKKEAKVAEDIGDDLEDLLQAAELVVSTQLGSTSMLQRKLRVGFARAGRLMDLLESREIVGPSEGSKARQVLVAPEQLPEVLAMLRGESAGIGAGQAQADDAGEPAVPGAGTENAAGAADGGEAVDAPARAQGMEAPHGHDAGASEPGDSRTGGLDPYSGHNFGGSSPTWVDEEPDDDEDAWQLTGR
- a CDS encoding DUF3046 domain-containing protein, encoding MKHSEFYEAVEATFGSALGRSYVSDLYLSPLGATAREALAGGADPDSVWEALCGETGRDDARWIHRVDPRERRR
- a CDS encoding regulatory protein RecX, giving the protein MVRYLDPEDHPELGEERAPRSSPGERLARARERNAALSGTEAVEAAREVALRKLDARACSRAELVAAMVGRGFRTEVAEEVVARLEAVGLVDDQAYADALVRSRFAATGASGRALRDTLSRKGLGADVIERAVAQIDRDDEEARADDLVARRRRSLQGVSRQTAYRRLASMLARKGYSPSVASAAVSRALASWESEDAAQEEPWDTP
- the pgsA gene encoding CDP-diacylglycerol--glycerol-3-phosphate 3-phosphatidyltransferase, translated to MTDNVSRVQRESKVSVVNLPNVLTVTRLVLVPVFVILGLQDSWTARWLAFVVFALAAITDRFDGQLARSWGQITDFGRIVDPIADKALTLCGFVLLSLQGYLPWWVTALIACRELGITAMRAFFLRRGVVVSANNAGKLKTFMQIIALGTLLIPWAHFLELASTSEAWVVVMIRLGQALAGVALALTLYSGFTYVVEGARLVRDASGQSVDAGDEARAEEPETKTEGRTPAGQHVQS
- the recA gene encoding recombinase RecA, whose translation is MAARKAPAAKTIANDRNKALEVALSQIDKQFGKGSVMRLGDDNRPPVQVIPTGSLALDVALGIGGLPRGRVIEIYGPESSGKTTVALHAVASAQKAGGNAAFIDAEHALDPVYARALGVDTDSLLVSQPDTGEQALEIADMLIRSGGIDIIVIDSVAALVPKAEIEGEMGDSHVGLQARLMSQALRKITGALSATGTTAIFINQLREKIGVFFGSPETTTGGKALKFYASVRIDVRRIETLKEAGAPVGNRTRAKVVKNKMAPPFKQAEFDIVYGKGISREGSIIDMGVEAGIVRKSGSWFTYGDDQLGQGKENVRQFLADNPELANEIEQKILLSLGIGDAPEPEAPSQEVSAIDPDEDAGF
- a CDS encoding ribonuclease J, yielding MKSLYENLTEPAPLEEGALRVIPLGGLGEVGRNMNVLEYRGKLLVVDCGVLFPEESQPGVDLILPDFSWIEDRMDDVVGMVLTHGHEDHIGAVPYLLKLRGDIPLYGSDLTLAFVAPKLREHRLSDPGFTVVAEGDRLNVGPFDLEFVSVTHSIPDALAVFVRTRAGNVLITGDFKMDQLPLDRRLTDLRAFARMGEEGVDLFMVDSTNALVPGFITPEREIGPVLDQVFGEAEGGQIVVASFASHVHRVQQVINAAAHHGRRVAFVGRSMERNMRIAEEKGYLSIPDGVIVDLKDIGDLPRSQRVYMATGSQGEPMAALSRMSVGSHRTVSIEPGDMVVLASSLIPGNENSVYRVINDLTRLGARVVSKENAKVHVSGHASAGELIYCYNIIQPRNVMPIHGEVRHLVGNGQLAVKTGIDPRHVVLAEDGVTVDLKDGVARVSGVVPCEYVYVDGRSIGEISEDELATRRTLGSEGFISIFAVVERDSGTVLAGPEIRAIGMAEDDDVFEEILPDVTQALKEAAAPGGQDPYVLQQAMRRVIGRWVARRLRRRPMIVPVVTEQ
- a CDS encoding PfkB family carbohydrate kinase, translating into MHIAYMPERGGSVHADAASSRPGGGFTTLCAAAAMGVPTAAASPLGTGPNSFAVRQQLVEAGVDVLTPELVGDIGVVIQLIDEDGAMRSVVTAGVESEPSKATLEHIELREGDVVHVAASDMTSAHAASELSEWAAALPACVRLVVSVSPAVAQVPVEAWETIFPRADVVTMNSREASALAGILDAYRHGSTIRSYLRADAATVRRVGARGSEIQQYADAPVVSIPAFEARVADTAGVGDTHIAEMCAGLLLDYDLETACLMANAGAALAISHESALPVPTREQVENVLETGVVTNILR